A genomic segment from Streptomyces sp. NBC_00654 encodes:
- a CDS encoding amidase, with the protein MQDALWTMPATAQAEAVRGADVSAVELVESHLDRIAEVNPQVNAVTQLLAERAREAAARTDRRRAAGERLGPLAGVPFTVKETTAVEGVPTTFGVKRFRDLVASADAPPVARLRAAGAIPIGHSNIPTLILAGVHTRSELFGDTVNPWDSSRTPGGSSGGDAVAVATGMAALGLGNDSGGSVRVPAQFCGVAGLKPSIGRFPADHRILGPDDPGPASQMLVTDGPLARSVGDLRLAYEVLAGTDPRDPRAVPVPAYGEPLAGPVKVAVVADPGGHGVHPTVRAAVETAADALRDAGYDVREVPDVPRLDEALEAYGRITVTEFAPNWPAVRELLGKGGDRYIGMAMEQTPPATADELMKLMGTWMNIRRSWAGFLDSYPLLLGPVFTEPPVEPGLESRDRPGRDRVGSGMRLCTVTSFVGVPGVAVPTGMADGLPTGVQIVGRAFREDLCLDAAQAIEDRLGVLAPVDPRVGGLAD; encoded by the coding sequence ATGCAGGACGCCCTGTGGACGATGCCGGCCACTGCACAGGCGGAGGCGGTGCGCGGCGCGGACGTCTCGGCCGTGGAACTGGTCGAAAGCCACCTGGATCGCATCGCCGAGGTCAACCCGCAGGTGAACGCGGTCACTCAGCTCCTGGCGGAGCGCGCACGGGAGGCCGCGGCACGGACGGACCGGCGACGGGCCGCCGGTGAAAGGCTGGGGCCGCTCGCGGGCGTGCCCTTCACGGTGAAGGAGACCACCGCCGTCGAGGGCGTGCCCACCACGTTCGGAGTGAAACGCTTCCGTGATCTGGTGGCATCGGCCGACGCGCCCCCGGTGGCACGGCTGCGCGCGGCCGGGGCCATCCCCATCGGGCACAGCAACATCCCCACCCTGATCCTGGCCGGGGTGCACACGCGCAGCGAACTGTTCGGTGACACGGTCAATCCGTGGGACAGCAGCCGGACCCCGGGCGGATCCAGCGGAGGTGACGCGGTGGCCGTCGCCACGGGCATGGCAGCGCTCGGGCTCGGCAATGACTCGGGCGGATCGGTACGCGTACCGGCACAGTTCTGCGGTGTGGCCGGGCTGAAGCCGTCCATAGGCCGGTTTCCCGCCGACCACCGGATCCTCGGCCCGGACGACCCCGGCCCGGCGTCCCAGATGCTGGTCACCGACGGCCCGCTGGCCCGGAGCGTGGGCGATCTCCGGCTCGCGTACGAGGTGCTTGCCGGGACCGATCCGCGCGACCCGCGCGCCGTGCCGGTACCCGCCTACGGCGAACCGCTCGCCGGGCCGGTGAAGGTCGCGGTCGTGGCGGACCCCGGCGGGCACGGCGTCCACCCCACGGTCCGCGCAGCCGTCGAGACGGCGGCCGACGCGCTCCGCGACGCCGGATACGACGTGCGCGAGGTGCCGGACGTGCCACGCCTGGACGAGGCGCTTGAGGCGTACGGCCGGATCACCGTGACCGAGTTCGCCCCGAACTGGCCGGCGGTGCGCGAGCTGCTCGGCAAGGGCGGGGACCGCTATATCGGGATGGCGATGGAGCAGACCCCGCCCGCGACCGCGGACGAGCTCATGAAGCTGATGGGCACCTGGATGAACATCCGCCGCTCCTGGGCCGGATTCCTCGACTCCTATCCGCTGTTGCTCGGCCCGGTGTTCACCGAGCCGCCGGTCGAGCCGGGGCTGGAATCGCGTGACAGGCCGGGGCGGGACCGTGTCGGGTCGGGGATGCGCCTGTGCACCGTGACCAGCTTCGTGGGCGTACCCGGTGTGGCCGTACCGACCGGGATGGCGGACGGGCTCCCCACCGGGGTGCAGATCGTCGGGCGCGCGTTCCGGGAGGACCTGTGCCTGGACGCGGCCCAGGCGATCGAGGACCGGCTCGGAGTCCTCGCACCGGTCGATCCGCGAGTGGGAGGCTTGGCCGATTGA
- a CDS encoding TetR/AcrR family transcriptional regulator, which translates to MPRHVDHVGRRRLIAEAVCHLADERGLEGVTLRDVAARAQVSMGAVQRCFRTKEEMLVFALGHIGERIGERVQARLVRSPAQSAGTALGHAADEISLLREEHRAEARVWLAFVAQAAVSTVLARTLKANYAALQEAFTRLIAEADECAGSAVPLDPQREARTLLALADGLTAHVLIGHLTPHEAHDLLHTHLAGLWERPARPTTSHPPNRPNTR; encoded by the coding sequence ATGCCCAGGCACGTGGACCATGTGGGCCGGCGCCGCCTCATCGCCGAGGCCGTCTGCCATCTCGCCGACGAACGGGGGCTGGAGGGCGTGACCCTTCGCGACGTCGCCGCCCGCGCGCAGGTGTCGATGGGCGCGGTTCAGCGGTGCTTCCGCACCAAGGAAGAAATGCTCGTGTTCGCTCTCGGGCACATCGGTGAGCGGATCGGCGAGCGCGTACAGGCCCGCCTCGTCAGGAGCCCGGCCCAGTCGGCCGGCACCGCCCTGGGACACGCCGCCGACGAGATCTCACTGCTCCGGGAGGAGCACCGCGCCGAGGCCAGGGTCTGGCTCGCCTTCGTCGCGCAGGCGGCTGTGAGCACGGTGCTCGCCAGGACGCTGAAGGCGAACTACGCGGCTCTGCAGGAGGCGTTCACCCGACTCATCGCGGAAGCGGACGAGTGCGCCGGATCCGCCGTTCCCCTCGATCCGCAGCGCGAGGCCCGCACCCTCCTCGCCCTCGCCGACGGCCTCACCGCGCACGTCCTCATCGGCCACCTCACCCCGCACGAGGCACACGACCTCCTCCACACGCATCTGGCCGGCCTGTGGGAGCGACCGGCCCGGCCTACCACGTCGCACCCCCCGAACCGCCCGAACACACGCTGA
- a CDS encoding UDP-N-acetylmuramoyl-L-alanyl-D-glutamate--2,6-diaminopimelate ligase, translated as MKLSELLAGQEHHVLQGVPERTDITAGTTFDADRVTPGSLFVAVPDHLAGGPHAVAPAAARGAVAVLVDAQAPPLPASAEGVCAVRVPDTRKAAAVVASRYFGEPGRAMDLVAVTGTNGKTSVSYMVESVLRISEGARVGVIGTAGSRIGDELIPMPPSVLTTPESPDLQYLLGRMRDRGAGSVVLEATSMGLLNHRVDRTFIDVGVFTNLTQDHLDDHGTMENYRDAKLRLFQGLCRRAVVNADDGVGAGILAMMPGEVTTYALDTPADYRATDLLVDAAGTRFTLHHEGVKYPAAIPSPGRFSVSNALATVAACHLLGHDLTGLVGALERMPQIPGRFERLHTPRGTSVIVDYAHSPDSLNKVLTTIRGFARGRIITVFGCGGDRDTTKRAAMGTIAGTHSDLCVLTSDNPRYEDPDVILDQIAPGLMATGTPFERFADRRRAITFALERAGRDDIVLIAGKGSEPYQIVGDELVPFSDMATVRELMGT; from the coding sequence GTGAAGCTGAGCGAACTACTGGCCGGGCAGGAACACCACGTGCTCCAGGGTGTACCGGAGCGGACCGACATCACCGCAGGGACCACCTTCGACGCGGACCGGGTCACTCCGGGCTCGCTCTTCGTCGCGGTGCCGGACCACCTCGCGGGTGGCCCGCATGCCGTGGCCCCGGCCGCCGCCCGAGGTGCGGTGGCAGTCCTGGTCGACGCGCAGGCACCGCCGCTCCCGGCCTCCGCGGAGGGTGTGTGCGCCGTCCGTGTACCGGACACCCGGAAGGCGGCGGCCGTCGTCGCCTCGCGGTACTTCGGTGAGCCGGGTCGCGCGATGGACCTGGTGGCCGTCACCGGCACCAACGGGAAGACATCCGTCTCGTACATGGTCGAGTCGGTGCTGCGGATCTCGGAGGGCGCGAGGGTGGGGGTGATCGGCACCGCCGGGAGCCGGATCGGCGACGAGCTGATCCCGATGCCTCCCTCGGTACTGACCACGCCCGAATCGCCCGACCTCCAGTATCTGCTCGGGCGCATGCGTGACCGGGGGGCCGGCAGCGTCGTCCTGGAGGCCACCTCGATGGGCCTGCTGAACCACCGGGTGGACCGTACGTTCATCGACGTCGGCGTCTTCACGAACCTGACGCAGGACCACCTCGACGACCACGGGACGATGGAGAACTACCGGGACGCCAAACTCCGCCTCTTCCAGGGACTCTGCCGGCGTGCCGTGGTCAACGCCGACGACGGGGTGGGCGCCGGGATCCTGGCGATGATGCCGGGCGAGGTGACCACGTACGCCCTGGACACCCCGGCGGACTACCGGGCCACCGACCTTCTCGTGGATGCCGCGGGCACCCGCTTCACCCTGCACCACGAAGGCGTCAAGTATCCGGCGGCGATCCCCTCGCCCGGACGGTTCTCCGTCTCCAACGCACTGGCGACCGTGGCCGCCTGCCACCTTCTGGGGCACGATCTGACCGGGCTGGTCGGCGCGCTCGAACGGATGCCGCAGATCCCGGGCCGCTTCGAGCGCCTCCACACCCCGCGGGGCACATCGGTGATCGTGGACTACGCGCACTCGCCGGACTCCCTGAACAAGGTGCTGACCACGATCCGGGGCTTCGCCCGGGGCCGGATCATCACCGTGTTCGGCTGCGGCGGGGACCGCGACACCACCAAACGGGCCGCCATGGGCACCATCGCCGGTACCCACTCCGATCTGTGCGTCCTCACCTCGGACAACCCCCGGTACGAGGACCCGGACGTCATCCTGGACCAGATCGCTCCGGGCCTCATGGCGACCGGAACCCCCTTCGAACGCTTCGCCGACCGCCGCCGGGCCATCACGTTCGCGCTGGAACGGGCGGGCCGGGACGACATCGTTCTCATCGCGGGCAAGGGCAGTGAGCCGTACCAGATCGTCGGTGACGAACTGGTGCCCTTCAGCGACATGGCGACGGTGCGTGAGCTCATGGGGACATAG
- a CDS encoding S1 family peptidase, producing the protein MRNTTVVRTGLSALLLLGAWAAVGLPSASAADSPSITGTRASAAADAPASAGLLSAMRKDLGLTESQVRARLAAEKTATAVEPKARRAAGSTYGGSWFDAGTGRLTVALTDDRAAAAVRETGADTRLVPHTARRLDAAKRRIDALSAPSGVSSWHVDPEASSVVVNVVASARADNDVRSFVAQARKAGPVTVRETAGAPRTFAAGTVGGDPYYTGNVRCSIGFSVHGGFVTAGHCGQAGGAVRGWDGSDIGSFQGSSFPGDDYAWVSVGNGWWTVPVVLGWGTVSDQLVRGSAEAPVGASVCRSGSTTHWHCGSVLAKNETVNYSQGAVHQMTKTSVCAEPGDSGGSFISGDQAQGVTSGGWGNCGGGGETWHQPVNEILGRYGLTLHTA; encoded by the coding sequence TTGAGAAACACGACAGTTGTGCGGACCGGTCTGTCCGCGCTGCTCCTCCTCGGCGCCTGGGCGGCTGTCGGCCTGCCCTCGGCCTCCGCGGCGGATTCCCCCTCCATCACCGGCACCCGGGCCTCCGCAGCCGCCGACGCTCCGGCCTCCGCCGGCCTGCTCTCGGCGATGCGGAAGGACCTCGGGCTGACGGAAAGTCAGGTACGGGCGCGGCTGGCCGCCGAGAAGACGGCGACAGCGGTGGAGCCGAAGGCACGGCGCGCGGCAGGATCCACGTACGGCGGCTCCTGGTTCGACGCGGGCACCGGCAGGCTGACCGTCGCCCTCACCGACGACCGGGCCGCGGCGGCGGTACGGGAGACCGGCGCCGATACCCGGCTGGTCCCGCACACCGCACGGCGGCTCGACGCCGCCAAGCGGCGCATCGACGCGCTGTCCGCACCGAGCGGTGTCAGCAGCTGGCACGTCGACCCCGAGGCGAGCAGCGTCGTCGTGAACGTGGTCGCCTCCGCGCGTGCTGACAACGATGTCCGGAGTTTCGTCGCGCAGGCCCGCAAGGCCGGTCCGGTCACGGTGAGGGAAACGGCCGGCGCCCCGCGGACCTTCGCCGCGGGCACGGTGGGCGGTGACCCGTACTACACCGGCAACGTCCGGTGCTCCATAGGCTTCTCGGTGCACGGGGGCTTCGTCACGGCCGGGCACTGCGGCCAGGCGGGCGGGGCGGTCCGCGGCTGGGACGGCTCGGACATCGGCAGCTTCCAGGGTTCGTCCTTCCCGGGCGACGACTACGCCTGGGTGAGTGTGGGCAACGGCTGGTGGACCGTCCCCGTGGTCCTCGGCTGGGGTACCGTCTCCGACCAGCTGGTCCGGGGCTCGGCCGAGGCTCCGGTCGGCGCCTCGGTCTGCCGCTCGGGCTCCACCACGCACTGGCACTGCGGCAGCGTGCTCGCCAAGAACGAGACCGTCAACTACAGCCAGGGCGCCGTCCATCAGATGACCAAGACGAGCGTCTGCGCCGAACCCGGTGACTCCGGCGGCTCCTTCATCAGCGGTGACCAGGCGCAGGGCGTCACCTCGGGTGGCTGGGGCAACTGCGGCGGCGGCGGTGAGACCTGGCACCAGCCGGTCAACGAGATCCTCGGCCGCTACGGGCTGACCCTGCACACCGCCTGA
- a CDS encoding alpha/beta fold hydrolase, with amino-acid sequence MAIIQLGEVATWYDEQGDGEPVVLLHGGFVDSRMFVPALPVLDGLRVITVDRRGHGHTPDVHGPLSYDVMADDMIAFLEKAVGGPAHLVGHSDGANVAMIVAMRRPDLVRRLVLISGNFRHGGLVPGVLDGFAEAVPYLGARYGEVSPDGQEHFPVVVDKLLRMARSEPNLTEDDLGRIASRTLVMSGDDDAVTLEHTIALHRAIPESELAVVPGTSHLLVMEKPEPVYRAILDFLTTNPTQTRQPIRRAR; translated from the coding sequence ATGGCGATCATTCAGCTCGGTGAGGTTGCGACCTGGTACGACGAGCAGGGCGACGGTGAACCCGTCGTCCTGCTCCACGGTGGCTTCGTCGACTCGCGGATGTTCGTCCCGGCCCTGCCCGTTCTCGATGGCCTGCGCGTCATCACGGTGGACCGGCGCGGTCACGGCCACACACCCGACGTCCATGGCCCGCTGTCGTATGACGTCATGGCCGACGACATGATCGCCTTCCTGGAGAAGGCGGTCGGCGGCCCGGCGCACCTGGTCGGCCACAGCGACGGCGCGAACGTGGCGATGATCGTCGCGATGCGCCGCCCCGACCTCGTGCGGCGTCTCGTCCTGATCAGCGGCAACTTCCGACACGGCGGCCTGGTGCCCGGCGTTCTGGACGGATTCGCCGAGGCCGTGCCGTACCTGGGTGCCCGCTACGGCGAAGTGTCACCCGACGGCCAGGAACACTTCCCCGTCGTCGTGGACAAGCTGCTGCGCATGGCGCGGTCCGAGCCGAACCTGACAGAGGACGACCTCGGCCGCATCGCGAGCCGCACCCTCGTCATGTCCGGGGACGACGACGCGGTAACGCTGGAGCACACGATCGCGCTCCACCGGGCGATCCCCGAGTCCGAGCTCGCCGTCGTACCCGGCACATCACACCTCCTGGTGATGGAGAAGCCGGAGCCGGTCTATCGGGCCATCCTGGACTTCCTCACCACCAATCCCACCCAGACCAGGCAGCCCATCCGCCGCGCCCGCTGA
- a CDS encoding carboxylesterase/lipase family protein gives MAEYTTRSGRVRGRTAARDDRIVAVLGIPYAAPPFGANRFGEPRPARPWDGVRDGAAFGPVAPQSAELPGAPVWSPGDEDILTLNIWTPGTEGDGLPVLVWIHGGAYVFGSSAQPDFDGTALAGSGVVVVTLNYRLGFEGFGHVPAGEDEAPCPDNRGLLDQIAALEWVRDNIAAFGGAPGNVTVAGQSSGATSVACLMAMDRARGLFRRAIVHSAVNACASVAEAARTTAEVAAAAGVPATRTGLLSVSPQLLVAAGDRVVDRYRRDPRSGQRHYDPAVYGPVADGDILPLDPLTASAAGLTRAVDLLVCHTTEEYWLLDAVGSSAKIATEKQLASFARDFGLPDALVEGYRVRMPDASVRGLHLAIHTDLLFGEYSSRLADSHADAGGTVFMSRFARRRGGQGQRVRAWHCADIPFAFGNLDEESVHFLTGGVPGRDDHELSRRMLGAWAGFAAHGDPGWPRFAAPSRAVRIWRTAGEEDAAPGGGFRELWSEAGLPLLAP, from the coding sequence GTGGCCGAGTACACGACCAGGTCCGGACGGGTGCGCGGGCGGACGGCCGCACGGGACGACAGGATCGTCGCCGTGCTCGGCATCCCCTACGCCGCTCCGCCGTTCGGCGCGAACCGGTTCGGCGAGCCCCGGCCGGCGCGGCCCTGGGACGGGGTCCGCGACGGTGCGGCCTTCGGGCCGGTGGCCCCCCAGTCCGCCGAACTGCCGGGCGCGCCGGTCTGGTCACCCGGCGACGAGGACATCCTCACCCTCAACATCTGGACGCCGGGCACCGAGGGGGACGGGCTGCCGGTACTGGTCTGGATCCACGGTGGTGCCTATGTCTTCGGCTCCTCCGCGCAGCCGGACTTCGACGGCACCGCACTGGCCGGATCGGGAGTCGTCGTCGTGACCCTCAACTACCGCCTGGGCTTCGAAGGTTTCGGCCATGTCCCGGCCGGGGAGGACGAGGCGCCCTGTCCCGACAACCGGGGGCTGCTCGACCAGATCGCGGCCCTGGAGTGGGTACGCGACAACATCGCGGCGTTCGGCGGCGCGCCGGGGAACGTCACCGTGGCGGGACAGTCCTCGGGAGCCACCTCGGTCGCCTGCCTGATGGCGATGGACCGGGCGCGCGGACTCTTCCGCCGCGCCATCGTCCACAGCGCCGTCAACGCCTGCGCGTCCGTGGCGGAAGCCGCGCGCACCACCGCCGAAGTCGCCGCCGCGGCCGGTGTGCCCGCCACCCGTACGGGGCTGCTCTCCGTGTCGCCGCAGCTTCTCGTGGCCGCGGGCGACCGGGTCGTGGACCGGTACCGGCGGGACCCCCGTTCCGGGCAGCGCCACTACGACCCGGCGGTCTACGGACCGGTCGCGGACGGGGACATCCTGCCCCTCGACCCGCTCACCGCCTCGGCGGCCGGACTCACCCGGGCGGTGGACCTGCTGGTCTGCCACACCACGGAGGAGTACTGGCTCCTGGACGCCGTCGGGAGCAGCGCGAAGATCGCCACGGAGAAGCAACTGGCTTCCTTCGCCAGGGACTTCGGCCTCCCCGACGCGCTCGTCGAGGGATACCGCGTACGGATGCCGGACGCTTCCGTGCGCGGCCTCCATCTGGCCATCCATACGGATCTGCTCTTCGGCGAGTACAGCAGCCGGCTCGCCGACTCCCACGCGGACGCGGGCGGGACGGTGTTCATGTCGCGCTTCGCCCGGCGGCGCGGTGGTCAGGGGCAGCGGGTGCGCGCCTGGCACTGCGCGGACATCCCGTTCGCGTTCGGCAACCTCGACGAGGAGAGCGTCCACTTCCTGACCGGCGGCGTACCCGGGCGGGACGATCATGAGCTGTCGCGCCGCATGCTGGGGGCCTGGGCCGGTTTCGCCGCGCACGGCGATCCCGGCTGGCCCCGGTTCGCCGCCCCCTCCCGGGCGGTGAGGATCTGGCGTACCGCCGGGGAGGAGGACGCCGCGCCGGGCGGCGGCTTCCGCGAACTGTGGTCCGAGGCCGGACTCCCACTGCTGGCCCCGTGA
- a CDS encoding HD domain-containing protein, producing MTTDTPLTAGVPVPDTTLAREATELVRDTTSELIYHHSRRVFWFGALQGRHRDLSFDPELLYIGAMFHDLGLGERFRSSGRRFEVDSADEARRFLRAHQVPEDSVRRVWTAIALHTTPGIPSHMEPEVALVTAGVEYDVLGIGFGDISEADRAEIVALHPRPDFKREILAAFTDGIRTRPETTFGNVKADVLEHFVPGFARGDFVRTVLDSPWPE from the coding sequence ATGACGACCGACACGCCTCTCACGGCCGGTGTCCCCGTACCCGACACCACGCTCGCGCGGGAAGCGACCGAGCTGGTACGCGACACCACGAGCGAGCTGATCTACCACCACTCCCGCCGGGTCTTCTGGTTCGGCGCCCTCCAGGGCCGTCACCGCGACCTCTCCTTCGATCCCGAGCTGCTCTACATCGGGGCGATGTTCCACGACCTCGGGCTCGGCGAGCGGTTCCGTTCCAGCGGCAGGCGCTTCGAAGTGGACAGCGCGGACGAGGCCCGCCGCTTCCTCCGGGCGCACCAGGTGCCCGAGGACAGCGTCCGGCGGGTGTGGACCGCCATCGCCCTGCATACGACCCCGGGCATTCCGTCACACATGGAACCCGAAGTGGCTCTGGTGACCGCCGGTGTGGAGTACGACGTGCTCGGCATCGGTTTCGGGGACATCTCCGAGGCCGACCGGGCGGAGATCGTCGCGCTCCATCCGCGTCCGGACTTCAAGCGGGAGATTCTCGCCGCGTTCACGGACGGCATCCGGACCAGGCCGGAGACCACGTTCGGCAATGTCAAGGCCGATGTGCTGGAGCACTTCGTCCCCGGCTTCGCACGCGGTGACTTCGTACGTACCGTCCTCGACTCCCCCTGGCCCGAATGA